A DNA window from Doryrhamphus excisus isolate RoL2022-K1 chromosome 2, RoL_Dexc_1.0, whole genome shotgun sequence contains the following coding sequences:
- the tjp2a gene encoding tight junction protein ZO-2a isoform X7 → MKTVLSLHRKWAHAVKTIRILQGLNPVMEETVWEQYTVTLQRDPKMGFGIAVSGGRDNPNEESGETSIVVSDVLQGGPADGLLFENDRVVQVNAIPMEGVIHSFAVQTLRKCGKVAKITVKRPRKVPVNVMNRPGSPDDRVFNNDYTDDYNYDQDRRSVYSGRQDHSLERERGGYMDSGYQTREREYDRDYDRHDRGRSTERDLSPDQQYRRDGSRGRTLDRERSPDRHHRSEHTLSRDYSPDRRYRSERMLDRDHSPDRRYRSERALNRDYSPDRRYRSERMLDRTNSPDLGYRRDSHSPGRSRGRDHSIERGRDRVTSDTRKYDEPLKRGGSRDRLDRSPSPAAMPIPMPRHARELEPLEKPLNVLLLKNRPNEEYGLRLGSQLFIKEMTSTGLASRDGNLQEGDIILKINGTVTENLSLSDAGKLIEKSRGKLQLVVQRDRQQVLIRVPPMVDSDSELDDISEIESYRSYSPQDDRRGHHSDLSSHSSNERLREKPSREDPPNRLAKMGAMPTPFRGHDKAVEDGPPLPPEREEPRPQTPPTIAVAPKVHTLPKVPLKPSIEDLDVYGPNTVMVRFQKGDSVGMRLAGGNDVGIFIAGVQEDSAAEQEGLHTGDQIVKVNNMDFRGMVREDAVLYLLEIPKGEDVTILSQSKPEVYKDILASGRGDSFFIRTHFEYEKEAPQSLPFARGEIFKVTDTLYDGKLGNWLAVRTNKENQLLEKGIIPNKSRAEQMANVQNAARAASGNDRGDFWRLRGQRAAKKKDLRKSREDLSATPVATRFPAYERVVLREAGFKRPVVIFGPISDAVNEKLANDMPNEFTVAKTEPKDAGSEKSSGVVRLNTIRQIIEQESHALLDVTPKAVDTLNYTQWYPIVIFLNPDSKQGVKAMRNRLLPGSNRSARKLYEQAVKLRKTCSHLFTDTIDLNSANDAWYGSVKDSIREQQDRAVWVCEGKLDGSEEDVDLHDDRMSYLSTMSADYLSMDSRLTSDYDDTADEGGAYTDNELDEPLDEPQPVSAISRSSEPVLPDEKPHPEPRARMRRSGSREALNREPSPPPAFVPEPPKVRAQTLTDTSRSYDSHSSSTISSDAAGVTKPPPPPPVALKPTIARLSQTSEDQSPEKEEDDPANKSFLGKQSREQIKAFEKMDHLARAQRILELQEAESARLEIAQKHPDIYAIPINLPKPNLNRPQPIGSSSNPEPQTPSRQPYPESRGHEEDEAEYRRQLADSNKRGYYNPQKYKDTEL, encoded by the exons ATGAAGACCGTCCTCAGCCTGCACAGGAAATGGGCCCACGCGGTCAAAACCATACGTATCCTGCAGGGACTT AACCCGGTCATGGAGGAGACTGTGTGGGAGCAGTACACAGTGACCCTGCAGAGG GATCCAAAGATGGGCTTTGGAATCGCCGTGTCAGGAGGGCGAGACAACCCAAATGAAGAGAGCGGCGAGACATCCATTGTCGTGTCTGACGTCCTACAAGGAGGACCAGCTGATGGCTTGTTATT CGAGAATGACAGGGTGGTGCAAGTGAATGCCATCCCCATGGAGGGGGTCATTCACTCCTTTGCCGTCCAAACCCTCAGAAAGTGTGGCAAAGTGGCGAAAATT ACAGTCAAGCGGCCAAGGAAGGTTCCTGTGAATGTTATGAATCGTCCCGGATCACCCGACGATAGGGTCTTTAACAACGACTACACTGATGATTACAACTACGACCAGGACCGCCGCAGTGTTTACAGTGGCAGGCAGGACCATAGCCTGGAGAGGGAAAGAGGAGGCTACATGGATTCTGGCTACCAAACACGTGAGCGTGAATACGACAGAGACTATGACCGACACGACCGGGGCAGGAGTACGGAGAGAGACTTGAGTCCAGACCAGCAGTACAGGAGAGATGGTAGCAGAGGTCGTACGTTGGACCGAGAACGTAGCCCTGATCGCCATCACAGAAGTGAGCATACACTCAGCCGTGACTACAGCCCAGACAGACGATACCGTAGCGAACGCATGTTAGACCGAGATCACAGTCCTGATCGGCGATACCGCAGCGAACGAGCCCTCAACCGTGACTACAGTCCGGACAGACGCTATCGTAGCGAACGCATGCTCGACCGCACCAACAGCCCCGACCTGGGCTACAGACGGGACAGTCATAGCCCGGGACGTAGCCGTGGACGTGACCACAGCATCGAGCGAGGACGAGATCGAGTCACGAGCGACACAAGAAAATATGACGAGCCGTTGAAGCGGGGTGGTAGCAGGGACCGCTTGGATCGCTCGCCTTCACCTGCCGCGATGCCCATCCCTATGCCACGCCACGCCAGAGAACTGGAGCCACTGGAGAAACCTCTGAATGTGCTGCTGCTCAAGAACCGACCAAACGAAG AGTATGGCCTTCGTCTGGGCAGTCAGCTCTTTATTAAAGAGATGACCAGCACAGGACTTGCCAGCAGAGACGGAAACCTACAGGAAGGAGACATCATCCTCAAG ATCAACGGTACGGTGACTGAAAATTTGTCCCTGAGCGACGCAGGGAAGCTCATTGAGAAGTCGCGTGGGAAGCTGCAGCTGGTGGTTCAGAGAGACAGACAGCAAGTGCTGATCCGAGTCCCCCCGATGGTCGACAGCGACTCAGAGCTTGATG ACATATCTGAGATTGAGTCCTACCGCTCCTACTCCCCACAAGATGACAGACGGGGCCATCATTCAGACCTTTCCTCTCATTCCTCCAATGAGAGGCTCAGAGAGAAGCCCAG TAGAGAGGACCCACCAAACAGGCTGGCTAAAATGGGCGCCATGCCGACCCCCTTCCGAGGTCATGACAAAGCTGTGGAAGATGGACCCCCACTGCCTCCTGAAAGGGAGGAGCCACGGCCACAAACACCACCAA CGATAGCCGTCGCCCCGAAAGTTCACACTCTTCCAAAGGTGCCACTAAAGCCAAGCATAGAGGACCTGGATGTGTACGG GCCGAACACTGTGATGGTGCGTTTTCAGAAAGGTGACAGTGTTGGGATGAGGCTTGCAGGAGGAAATGATGTTGGCATCTTCATTGCTGGGGTTCAGGAAGATAGTGCAGCTGAACAGGAAGGTCTCCACACAGGAGATCAAATTGtaaag GTGAACAACATGGACTTTAGGGGTATGGTTCGTGAGGATGCAGTCCTTTACCTCCTGGAGATTCCAAAGGGTGAAGATGTGACCATACTCTCTCAGAGCAAACCTGAAG tttACAAAGATATTTTGGCCTCTGGTAGAGGTGACTCTTTCTTCATCAGGACCCACTTTGAGTATGAAAAAGAAGCCCCTCAGAGTCTTCCTTTCGCCAGAGGAGAGATTTTTAAAGTTACAGACACGCTATATGACGGCAAGCTGGGCAACTGGTTGGCAGTGCGCACAAACAAAGAAAACCAGCTGCTGGAGAAAGGCATCATTCCCAATAAGAGCAG AGCAGAGCAAATGGCCAACGTCCAGAATGCTGCACGAGCTGCATCGGGCAATGACCGAGGAGACTTCTGGAGGTTGCGAGGACAAAGAGCAGCGAAGAAAAAAGATCTTCGCAAGAGTCGAGAGGATCTGAGTGCAACCCCAGTTGCCACGCGATTCCCAGCCTATGAGAGAGTGGTCCTGCGTGAAG CTGGTTTCAAGAGACCTGTGGTGATCTTTGGGCCCATTTCTGATGCTGTCAATGAGAAACTGGCCAACGACATGCCGAATGAGTTTACTGTTGCGA AAACTGAGCCAAAGGATGCTGGAAGCGAGAAATCATCCGGAGTGGTGCGATTGAACACAATCCGACAAATCATTGAACAG GAAAGTCACGCACTGTTGGATGTGACGCCTAAAGCTGTTGACACCCTGAATTACACCCAGTGGTATCCCATCGTCATTTTCCTCAACCCTGACAGCAAGCAGGGAGTCAAGGCGATGAGGAACCGCCTCCTGCCTGGATCCAACCGCAGTGCACGCAAACTTTACGAGCAGGCAGTCAAGTTGAGGAAGACCTGCTCCCACCTTTTCACTG ACACTATTGACCTCAACTCGGCCAATGACGCTTGGTACGGTAGCGTGAAAGATTCCATCCGAGAGCAGCAGGACAGAGCCGTGTGGGTGTGTGAGGGCAAG TTGGATGGTTCGGAGGAGGATGTCGATCTCCATGATGACCGCATGTCATACCTGTCGACGATGAGCGCAGACTACCTGAGCATGGACAGCCGGCTGACCAGCGACTACGACGACACAGCCGACGAGGGCGGGGCTTACACAGACAACGAGCTGGATGAACCACTGGACGAGCCCCAGCCTGTGTCGGCCATCAGTCGTTCATCAGAGCCCGTGCTACCTGACGAG AAGCCCCATCCTGAACCCCGGGCTCGTATGAGAAGGTCAGGCAGCAGAGAGGCGCTGAACAGAGAGCCCAGTCCTCCCCCTGCTTTTGTCCCTGAACCTCCTAAG GTACGCGCTCAGACCCTGACTGACACATCACGCAGCTACGACTCGCACTCCAGCAGCACCATCAGCAGCGATGCAGCGGGCGTTACCAAGCCGCCGCCTCCCCCTCCGGTGGCACTGAAGCCAACCATCGCCCGCCTCAGCCAAACATCCGAAGATCAGAGCccggagaaggaggaggatgacCCTGCTAACAAATCCTTCCTGGGCAAG CAATCAAGGGAGCAG ATTAAAGCCTTCGAGAAGATGGACCACCTGGCACGAGCTCAGAGGATCCTCGAACTGCAGGAGGCAGAAAGTGCTCGA TTGGAAATCGCCCAGAAGCATCCGGACATCTATGCCATCCCGATTAACTTGCCCAAACCCAATCTCAACCGTCCTCAGCCAATAGG ttcCAGCTCCAACCCTGAACCACAGACTCCATCCAGGCAGCCGTACCCTGAGAGCAGAGGGCATGAAGAAGACGAGGCAGAGTACCGCAGACAGTTGGCTGACAGCAACAAGAGAGGATACTACAACCCCCAGAAATACAAGGACACCGAGTTGTAG
- the tjp2a gene encoding tight junction protein ZO-2a isoform X12, whose translation MKTVLSLHRKWAHAVKTIRILQGLNPVMEETVWEQYTVTLQRDPKMGFGIAVSGGRDNPNEESGETSIVVSDVLQGGPADGLLFENDRVVQVNAIPMEGVIHSFAVQTLRKCGKVAKITVKRPRKVPVNVMNRPGSPDDRVFNNDYTDDYNYDQDRRSVYSGRQDHSLERERGGYMDSGYQTREREYDRDYDRHDRGRSTERDLSPDQQYRRDGSRGRTLDRERSPDRHHRSEHTLSRDYSPDRRYRSERMLDRDHSPDRRYRSERALNRDYSPDRRYRSERMLDRTNSPDLGYRRDSHSPGRSRGRDHSIERGRDRVTSDTRKYDEPLKRGGSRDRLDRSPSPAAMPIPMPRHARELEPLEKPLNVLLLKNRPNEEYGLRLGSQLFIKEMTSTGLASRDGNLQEGDIILKINGTVTENLSLSDAGKLIEKSRGKLQLVVQRDRQQVLIRVPPMVDSDSELDDISEIESYRSYSPQDDRRGHHSDLSSHSSNERLREKPREDPPNRLAKMGAMPTPFRGHDKAVEDGPPLPPEREEPRPQTPPTIAVAPKVHTLPKVPLKPSIEDLDVYGPNTVMVRFQKGDSVGMRLAGGNDVGIFIAGVQEDSAAEQEGLHTGDQIVKVNNMDFRGMVREDAVLYLLEIPKGEDVTILSQSKPEVYKDILASGRGDSFFIRTHFEYEKEAPQSLPFARGEIFKVTDTLYDGKLGNWLAVRTNKENQLLEKGIIPNKSRAEQMANVQNAARAASGNDRGDFWRLRGQRAAKKKDLRKSREDLSATPVATRFPAYERVVLREAGFKRPVVIFGPISDAVNEKLANDMPNEFTVAKTEPKDAGSEKSSGVVRLNTIRQIIEQESHALLDVTPKAVDTLNYTQWYPIVIFLNPDSKQGVKAMRNRLLPGSNRSARKLYEQAVKLRKTCSHLFTDTIDLNSANDAWYGSVKDSIREQQDRAVWVCEGKLDGSEEDVDLHDDRMSYLSTMSADYLSMDSRLTSDYDDTADEGGAYTDNELDEPLDEPQPVSAISRSSEPVLPDEKPHPEPRARMRRSGSREALNREPSPPPAFVPEPPKVRAQTLTDTSRSYDSHSSSTISSDAAGVTKPPPPPPVALKPTIARLSQTSEDQSPEKEEDDPANKSFLGKIKAFEKMDHLARAQRILELQEAESARLEIAQKHPDIYAIPINLPKPNLNRPQPIGSSSNPEPQTPSRQPYPESRGHEEDEAEYRRQLADSNKRGYYNPQKYKDTEL comes from the exons ATGAAGACCGTCCTCAGCCTGCACAGGAAATGGGCCCACGCGGTCAAAACCATACGTATCCTGCAGGGACTT AACCCGGTCATGGAGGAGACTGTGTGGGAGCAGTACACAGTGACCCTGCAGAGG GATCCAAAGATGGGCTTTGGAATCGCCGTGTCAGGAGGGCGAGACAACCCAAATGAAGAGAGCGGCGAGACATCCATTGTCGTGTCTGACGTCCTACAAGGAGGACCAGCTGATGGCTTGTTATT CGAGAATGACAGGGTGGTGCAAGTGAATGCCATCCCCATGGAGGGGGTCATTCACTCCTTTGCCGTCCAAACCCTCAGAAAGTGTGGCAAAGTGGCGAAAATT ACAGTCAAGCGGCCAAGGAAGGTTCCTGTGAATGTTATGAATCGTCCCGGATCACCCGACGATAGGGTCTTTAACAACGACTACACTGATGATTACAACTACGACCAGGACCGCCGCAGTGTTTACAGTGGCAGGCAGGACCATAGCCTGGAGAGGGAAAGAGGAGGCTACATGGATTCTGGCTACCAAACACGTGAGCGTGAATACGACAGAGACTATGACCGACACGACCGGGGCAGGAGTACGGAGAGAGACTTGAGTCCAGACCAGCAGTACAGGAGAGATGGTAGCAGAGGTCGTACGTTGGACCGAGAACGTAGCCCTGATCGCCATCACAGAAGTGAGCATACACTCAGCCGTGACTACAGCCCAGACAGACGATACCGTAGCGAACGCATGTTAGACCGAGATCACAGTCCTGATCGGCGATACCGCAGCGAACGAGCCCTCAACCGTGACTACAGTCCGGACAGACGCTATCGTAGCGAACGCATGCTCGACCGCACCAACAGCCCCGACCTGGGCTACAGACGGGACAGTCATAGCCCGGGACGTAGCCGTGGACGTGACCACAGCATCGAGCGAGGACGAGATCGAGTCACGAGCGACACAAGAAAATATGACGAGCCGTTGAAGCGGGGTGGTAGCAGGGACCGCTTGGATCGCTCGCCTTCACCTGCCGCGATGCCCATCCCTATGCCACGCCACGCCAGAGAACTGGAGCCACTGGAGAAACCTCTGAATGTGCTGCTGCTCAAGAACCGACCAAACGAAG AGTATGGCCTTCGTCTGGGCAGTCAGCTCTTTATTAAAGAGATGACCAGCACAGGACTTGCCAGCAGAGACGGAAACCTACAGGAAGGAGACATCATCCTCAAG ATCAACGGTACGGTGACTGAAAATTTGTCCCTGAGCGACGCAGGGAAGCTCATTGAGAAGTCGCGTGGGAAGCTGCAGCTGGTGGTTCAGAGAGACAGACAGCAAGTGCTGATCCGAGTCCCCCCGATGGTCGACAGCGACTCAGAGCTTGATG ACATATCTGAGATTGAGTCCTACCGCTCCTACTCCCCACAAGATGACAGACGGGGCCATCATTCAGACCTTTCCTCTCATTCCTCCAATGAGAGGCTCAGAGAGAAGCCCAG AGAGGACCCACCAAACAGGCTGGCTAAAATGGGCGCCATGCCGACCCCCTTCCGAGGTCATGACAAAGCTGTGGAAGATGGACCCCCACTGCCTCCTGAAAGGGAGGAGCCACGGCCACAAACACCACCAA CGATAGCCGTCGCCCCGAAAGTTCACACTCTTCCAAAGGTGCCACTAAAGCCAAGCATAGAGGACCTGGATGTGTACGG GCCGAACACTGTGATGGTGCGTTTTCAGAAAGGTGACAGTGTTGGGATGAGGCTTGCAGGAGGAAATGATGTTGGCATCTTCATTGCTGGGGTTCAGGAAGATAGTGCAGCTGAACAGGAAGGTCTCCACACAGGAGATCAAATTGtaaag GTGAACAACATGGACTTTAGGGGTATGGTTCGTGAGGATGCAGTCCTTTACCTCCTGGAGATTCCAAAGGGTGAAGATGTGACCATACTCTCTCAGAGCAAACCTGAAG tttACAAAGATATTTTGGCCTCTGGTAGAGGTGACTCTTTCTTCATCAGGACCCACTTTGAGTATGAAAAAGAAGCCCCTCAGAGTCTTCCTTTCGCCAGAGGAGAGATTTTTAAAGTTACAGACACGCTATATGACGGCAAGCTGGGCAACTGGTTGGCAGTGCGCACAAACAAAGAAAACCAGCTGCTGGAGAAAGGCATCATTCCCAATAAGAGCAG AGCAGAGCAAATGGCCAACGTCCAGAATGCTGCACGAGCTGCATCGGGCAATGACCGAGGAGACTTCTGGAGGTTGCGAGGACAAAGAGCAGCGAAGAAAAAAGATCTTCGCAAGAGTCGAGAGGATCTGAGTGCAACCCCAGTTGCCACGCGATTCCCAGCCTATGAGAGAGTGGTCCTGCGTGAAG CTGGTTTCAAGAGACCTGTGGTGATCTTTGGGCCCATTTCTGATGCTGTCAATGAGAAACTGGCCAACGACATGCCGAATGAGTTTACTGTTGCGA AAACTGAGCCAAAGGATGCTGGAAGCGAGAAATCATCCGGAGTGGTGCGATTGAACACAATCCGACAAATCATTGAACAG GAAAGTCACGCACTGTTGGATGTGACGCCTAAAGCTGTTGACACCCTGAATTACACCCAGTGGTATCCCATCGTCATTTTCCTCAACCCTGACAGCAAGCAGGGAGTCAAGGCGATGAGGAACCGCCTCCTGCCTGGATCCAACCGCAGTGCACGCAAACTTTACGAGCAGGCAGTCAAGTTGAGGAAGACCTGCTCCCACCTTTTCACTG ACACTATTGACCTCAACTCGGCCAATGACGCTTGGTACGGTAGCGTGAAAGATTCCATCCGAGAGCAGCAGGACAGAGCCGTGTGGGTGTGTGAGGGCAAG TTGGATGGTTCGGAGGAGGATGTCGATCTCCATGATGACCGCATGTCATACCTGTCGACGATGAGCGCAGACTACCTGAGCATGGACAGCCGGCTGACCAGCGACTACGACGACACAGCCGACGAGGGCGGGGCTTACACAGACAACGAGCTGGATGAACCACTGGACGAGCCCCAGCCTGTGTCGGCCATCAGTCGTTCATCAGAGCCCGTGCTACCTGACGAG AAGCCCCATCCTGAACCCCGGGCTCGTATGAGAAGGTCAGGCAGCAGAGAGGCGCTGAACAGAGAGCCCAGTCCTCCCCCTGCTTTTGTCCCTGAACCTCCTAAG GTACGCGCTCAGACCCTGACTGACACATCACGCAGCTACGACTCGCACTCCAGCAGCACCATCAGCAGCGATGCAGCGGGCGTTACCAAGCCGCCGCCTCCCCCTCCGGTGGCACTGAAGCCAACCATCGCCCGCCTCAGCCAAACATCCGAAGATCAGAGCccggagaaggaggaggatgacCCTGCTAACAAATCCTTCCTGGGCAAG ATTAAAGCCTTCGAGAAGATGGACCACCTGGCACGAGCTCAGAGGATCCTCGAACTGCAGGAGGCAGAAAGTGCTCGA TTGGAAATCGCCCAGAAGCATCCGGACATCTATGCCATCCCGATTAACTTGCCCAAACCCAATCTCAACCGTCCTCAGCCAATAGG ttcCAGCTCCAACCCTGAACCACAGACTCCATCCAGGCAGCCGTACCCTGAGAGCAGAGGGCATGAAGAAGACGAGGCAGAGTACCGCAGACAGTTGGCTGACAGCAACAAGAGAGGATACTACAACCCCCAGAAATACAAGGACACCGAGTTGTAG